A window from Fragaria vesca subsp. vesca linkage group LG5, FraVesHawaii_1.0, whole genome shotgun sequence encodes these proteins:
- the LOC101312636 gene encoding WD and tetratricopeptide repeats protein 1-like: MEALPFHDGNIHDLIESRYLDVRQDVNHSLQMHSSLVRRLSQETELEGHQGCVNSIAWNSRGSLLISGSDDTRINIWSYSGRKLLHSIETGHCANIFCTKFIPETSDELVVSGAGDAEVRLFNLSQLSGRGPEDNAVPPSALYQCHSRRVKKLAVEVGNPNVVWSASEDGTLRQHDFREGTSCPPAGSAHQECRNVLLDLRSGAKKSLADPPKQTFALKSCDISSTRPHLLLVGGSDAFARLYDRRMLPPLTSCRKRTSPPPCVNYFCPMHLSDRGRTSLHLTHVAFSPDGEEVLLSYSGEHVYLMNVNNAGGSAVQYTSGDASKIMSFTPILNGLELQQPASRVSTSRLPKRRKATAMHEKCSKLTQIALKSLEEGDFYHGIEACNEVLDGYGRDIGPILRHDCFCTRAALLLKRNWKNDAHMAIRDCYNARKIDSSSFRAHCHMSKALSQLGKHKEALEFAMAAQSLAPSNPEVAAQLESIKRELAAAVSEKNGKASDGAPRSEPRGGRVLSLSDILYRSEGNSEASQDGPRSEREDSDYDEELELDFETSISGDEEQDIEPNILHGSVNLRIHRRSDSSREVEGANGCCGSLSSSSQNERLQYQPEAVIDMKQRYVGHCNVGTDIKQASFLGQRGEYIASGSDDGRWFIWEKRTGRLIKMLQGDEAVVNCVQCHPSDCVVATSGIDNTIKLWTPSASVPSIVAGGAAGPETANVSNVLAANQHRLSHNRETILHSEILEHFRMHEFTEGSLHPFECAQS; encoded by the exons ATGGAGGCCTTGCCTTTTCACGACGGCAACATCCACGACTTGATCGAGAGCCGGTACCTCGACGTCCGTCAA GATGTTAATCACAGCTTGCAGATGCACTCGTCTTTGGTACGGCGGCTTTCGCAGGAGACGGAATTGGAG GGGCATCAGGGTTGTGTTAATTCGATTGCTTGGAATTCTAGAGGTTCACTTTTGATATCTGGATCAGACGATACACGG ATAAATATCTGGAGCTATTCTGGTCGGAAGCTTTTGCATTCTATTGAGACTGGGCACTGCGCAAACATATTTTGTACAAAATTTATTCCTGAAACTTCTGATGAGCTTGTCGTCTCTGGTGCTGGGGATGCAGAA GTTCGGTTATTTAATTTGTCTCAGTTAAGTGGGAGAGGACCTGAAGATAATGCTGTTCCTCCATCAGCTCTGTATCAATGTCACTCAAGAAGAGTCAAGAAGTTAGCT GTTGAAGTTGGGAATCCCAATGTGGTATGGAGTGCAAGTGAAGATGGAACTTTGAGACAGCATGACTTTCGAGAGGGCACTTCTTGCCCCCCTGCTGGATCTGCTCATCAAGAATGTCGTAATGTTTTA CTTGACTTGCGGTCTGGAGCAAAGAAGTCACTAGCTGATCCTCCGAAACAAACGTTTGCTCTAAAATCTTGTGATATCAGTTCCACTAGGCCTCATTTGCTTTTAGTTGGTGGGAG TGATGCATTTGCTCGTTTATATGATAGAAGGATGCTTCCTCCTCTGACATCCTGCCGGAAAAGGACGTCTCCACCTCCTTGTGTTAACTATTTCTGTCCAATGCATCTCTCTGATCGT GGACGTACAAGCTTGCACTTAACTCATGTTGCATTTAGCCCGGATGGAGAAGAGGTTCTACTTAGTTATAGTGGGGAGCATGTATATTTGATGAACGTAAATAATG CCGGTGGAAGTGCTGTCCAGTATACTTCAGGAGATGCTTCAAAGATAATGAGCTTCACACCTATACTGAATGGGCTAGAACTGCAGCAACCAGCATCCAGAGTCTCCACAAGTCGTCTACCTAAAAGACGCAAGGCCACTGCTATG CATGAAAAGTGCAGTAAACTAACTCAAATTGCTCTGAAGTCCTTGGAGGAGGGGGATTTTTATCATGGCATTGAGGCATGCAATGAGGTGCTGGATGGATATGGTCGCGATATTGGGCCCATACTAAGGCATGATTGTTTCTGTACTCGTGCCGCATTATTGCTGAAG CGTAATTGGAAAAATGATGCTCATATGGCTATAAGGGACTGCTATAATGCCCGGAAAATCGATAGCTCCTCTTTCAGAGCTCATTGCCATATGTCTAAAGCTTTATCACAG TTGGGCAAACATAAAGAAGCTCTAGAATTCGCTATGGCAGCCCAATCTTTAGCTCCATCAAATCCTGAGGTAGCAGCACAGTTGGAGAGTATAAAAAGAGAGCTTGCTGCAG CCGTGTCTGAAAAAAATGGTAAGGCAAGTGATGGAGCACCCAGGTCTGAACCTCGGGGTGGAAGAGTACTATCACTTAGTGACATACTTTACCGATCCGAGGGTAACAGTGAAGCTTCACAAGATGGGCCCAGATCTGAAAGAGAGGATTCTGATTACGATGAGGAATTGGAGTTGGACTTTGAAACGTCAATCTCAGGTGATGAAGAGCAAGATATCGAGCCCAACATCCTACATGGAAGTGTAAATCTGAGAATTCATCGAAGAAGTGATTCTTCTAGAGAAGTTGAAGGGGCAAATGGCTGTTGTGGATCACTGTCGTCATCATCTCAAAATGAAAGACTCCAATATCAG CCCGAGGCAGTTATTGATATGAAACAGAGATATGTCGGTCATTGTAACGTTGGAACTGACATAAAACAAGCGAGCTTTCTTGGCCAGAGAG GTGAATATATCGCTAGTGGAAGTGATGATGGCAGATGGTTTATATGGGAGAAACGAACTGGCAGACTGATAAAAATGCTTCAAGGAGATGAAGCTG TTGTGAACTGTGTACAGTGTCATCCCTCTGATTGTGTCGTGGCAACTAGTGGGATTGACAATACAATAAAG TTATGGACCCCAAGTGCTTCAGTCCCATCTATTGTAGCTGGTGGAGCCGCTGGACCAGAAACTGCTAATGTTTCTAATGTTTTGGCTGCTAATCAGCACAGATTGAGCCATAATCGTGAAACTATCCT CCATTCTGAAATTTTGGAGCATTTTCGAATGCATGAGTTCACTGAAGGAAGCTTGCACCCGTTTGAGTGTGCTCAGAGCTAA
- the LOC101304778 gene encoding uncharacterized protein LOC101304778 yields MAISTAVASNTIVLEVLHNLDQHNYQDWSSRVETFLSAEDLWDVVKAEPSAEPKDGEPDDEYKAWMKKNAKALHAIKVSCGTQVFSIIREARTAKVAWDNLEQAYNSNNIRLHSESKEEQEQETEKEPEIEDTEGSSSYEPFFESVVAGELDNVNKCFAALHDDPNVLRFRVPEVGYTALHCAALKGHLEIVRKFVLLMTPEDMEIRDINGYTALQLAVDIGHVNIVKELLLKMRPEGLGKKNTKGATALHTAAKLGNVEIVKELVKKMQKQDLEIKNQSGFTALGYALMARNEGEDKCTEAEMIKMAEYMVEKNQEILTMVLPPNNLIPVVEVCNEFKWDVVRYLCSVTPLEALMPPKNASQGATLICCCLEQQKFDIARDLLARCPSLATVADLRGDGDDSPILVLSRMRPVFLREFEMQLRFWQKWIYKSIRKPAVSKDLPDLSQTVPTNVSNSQDDQGSHEDPIISPVSIQPQADSNLDEVSINVSNIEVNQGNQKLVLSSVISLLSLPADSEVNQASHAHLSPGINLIHKTKSIHDQIVECIRYMGKATSTEQLDLAMVKNSIFEAVKQGDVDFVTHMCNENRQLVDVYDEEGRTIFHMAIECRQEEIFNLIFGLSDQLRKEFGRNFTFSKNSMLHSAGNLPPPSLFNHIHGATLQIQRELQWFQEVEKVVPPGMHECRNTSEKSTARELFHRNHQKLTEEAEKSMKGTAASCTVVGSLIITMMFAAAFTVPGGTDSATGFPVFVDKSFFMVYIIADTVSLVMSTTSVLIFLGVLTSRYAEDDFLNNLPTKMMIGLFTLFVSIVTMMMTFYCGLVLMLRGEHSWIVTPSVVVASVPVISFACMLFPLLVQTFKSTYGRGIFGRKVECQRWSQSTKV; encoded by the exons ATGGCAATAAGTACTGCAGTTGCCTCCAATACAATAGTCCTCGAAGTTCTTCATAATCTTGACCAACATAACTATCAAGATTGGAGTTCCCGGGTGGAGACTTTCTTGTCGGCTGAAGATTTGTGGGATGTCGTCAAAGCTGAACCTTCAGCTGAACCAAAAGATGGGGAACCTGATGATGAGTACAAGGCTTGGATGAAGAAAAATGCCAAGGCTTTGCATGCAATTAAAGTTTCTTGCGGGACTCAAGTGTTCTCTATTATCAGGGAAGCTCGAACGGCCAAAGTAGCCTGGGATAATTTGGAGCAAGCGTACAATTCGAATAATATTAGATTACATTCAGAATCAAAAGAAG AGCAAGAGCAAGAGACGGAGAAAGAGCCGGAAATTGAAGACACGGAAG GTAGCTCCAGCTATGAGCCTTTCTTTGAATCTGTGGTGGCTGGTGAGTTGGATAATGTAAACAAGTGTTTTGCAGCACTACATGATGATCCCAATGTACTAAGATTCAGAGTTCCCGAGGTCGGATACACGGCACTTCATTGTGCAGCATTGAAGGGGCATTTGGAGATTGTGAGAAAGTTCGTTCTATTGATGACACCAGAAGATATGGAAATAAGAGACATCAATGGTTACACAGCTCTTCAATTAGCAGTAGACATTGGACATGTAAATATTGTGAAAGAGTTGTTGCTGAAGATGAGGCCAGAAGGTTTGGGGAAAAAAAACACAAAGGGTGCTACAGCTCTTCACACAGCTGCCAAACTTGGGAATGTGGAAATTGTGAAAGAGTTGGTTAAAAAAATGCAAAAACAAGATCTGGAGATTAAAAATCAATCAGGTTTTACAGCTTTAGGTTATGCCCTAATGGCACGCAACGAGGGCGAAGACAAATGCACTGAAGCAGAGATGATCAAAATGGCTGAATATATGGTTGAAAAGAACCAGGAAATACTAACAATGGTCCTTCCGCCCAACAATTTAATTCCAGTTGTAGAGGTTTGTAACGAGTTTAAATGGGATGTGGTTCGTTATCTATGTTCTGTTACTCCACTCGAGGCTTTAATGCCTCCAAAGAACGCATCACAGGGTGCTACCCTTATTTGCTGTTGTTTAGAACAGCAGAAGTTTG ATATTGCGAGGGATTTACTTGCACGTTGCCCAAGCTTGGCCACTGTTGCAGATTTACGTGGAGATGGAGATGATTCTCCTATCTTGGTATTGTCTCGTATGCGTCCTGTATTCTTGAGGGAATTCGAAATGCAACTCAGATTTTGGCAAAAATGGATCTATAAAA GTATAAGAAAACCGGCTGTTTCTAAAGACCTTCCTGATCTTTCTCAAACTGTTCCTACAAATGTTTCAAACTCACAAGATGATCAAGGCAGTCATGAGGATCCCATTATTTCAC CTGTAAGCATACAACCTCAGGCTGATTCTAACCTTGATGAAGTTTCAATAAACGTTTCAAACATAGAAGTTAATCAAGGCAATCAGAAGCTTGTCCTTAGCTCAG TTATAAGCTTACTGTCACTTCCGGCTGATTCTGAAGTTAATCAAGCTAGTCATGCGCATCTCAGCCCAG GAATCAATCTTATACATAAAACGAAGTCTATCCATGATCAAATCGTTGAATGTATACGGTATATGGGTAAAGCGACAAGTACTGAGCAACTTGACCTTGCCATGGTGAAAAATTCAATCTTTGAAGCTGTAAAACAAGGAGACGTGGACTTTGTTACTCACATGTGTAATGAAAATCGCCAGCTTGTTGATGTGTACGATGAAGAAGGGAGGACCATATTTCATATGGCCATTGAATGTCGTCAAGAAGAAATTTTTAATCTCATATTTGGGCTGAGCGATCAACTGAGAAAAGAGTTTGGCCGTAATTTTACATTCTCAAAAAATAGTATGCTACACAGTGCAGGAAATTTACCTCCACCTTCATTATTTAATCATATTCACGGTGCAACTTTACAAATACAACGAGAACTGCAATGGTTTCAG GAGGTGGAGAAGGTTGTACCTCCAGGAATGCACGAGTGTCGAAATACATCAGAAAAATCAACAGCTCGTGAACTATTTCATAGAAATCACCAGAAATTGACGGAGGAAGCAGAAAAATCAATGAAAGGAACAGCAGCTTCTTGCACAGTTGTAGGCTCTCTCATTATCACCATGATGTTTGCGGCAGCATTTACAGTTCCTGGTGGAACCGATAGCGCCACAGGCTTTCCCGTATTCGTGGACAAAAGTTTTTTCATGGTTTATATAATTGCAGACACTGTGTCACTCGTTATGTCCACCACTTCTGTCTTGATATTTCTGGGAGTTCTCACGTCACGTTATGCAGAAGATGATTTTCTTAATAATTTGCCCACAAAGATGATGATAGGCCTCTTCACTCTCTTTGTCTCCATTGTCACCATGATGATGACATTTTATTGTGGCCTTGTGCTGATGCTTCGTGGAGAACACTCATGGATCGTTACTCCGAGCGTTGTGGTTGCCAGTGTTCCAGTCATTTCGTTTGCTTGCATGCTCTTTCCCCTCCTTGTTCAGACTTTCAAATCTACATATGGACGAGGAATATTCGGAAGGAAAGTCGAGTGCCAGAGATGGTCGCAGAGCACTAAAGTGTGA
- the LOC101312350 gene encoding kinetochore protein NDC80 homolog: MRGTRRKPSMNPRPPPPSTPLDHFCHRDSDASFASSRPSSIGLGGGASSIANVDLYKDRSYQQSALSAINSYLASHSVQVFLKFPIPPAREITEALKFLVTRLDWPSPKLEDDLQVILKSLKCPFKLNKSMIRNPTVNSHQWPNLLAVIHWLFQLVRYNDHLDQNSDAFLDGNPVGQYTLRSYLHYIRGQDDEAEEVDREFVGKFERQRDESEEQLKVLREHAAELEAKVEALRSEPSLKEKLERERSVLEEDVGKFHEMIENLDKNVKKLQKVVEAKEKELEAKREEKKRILQENEELKKRVESQSFNERDVERMKRELQAVERDIGEAELARNVWEEKVWELDNALGPKVKEMETLAMECNQFMRRLKLCNDFQYKLNPKGSTAAEVMGVDYKSTLKPALESYSQKIKKDSVETLDELILLQHQSSALSADIEGKRYEISTLQSRLDEVEAQLNSLKKEIQDYTCGCEEEIRKMMDKVQKEAHDMNIVEREANEILKTSKLKLQEVTEQTEEETQKCARELFSIIESVSRYKEHVQSKIAEVKSDVSDTAAMLSNTHKGSLQSQYSFLFDSSQGSE; this comes from the exons ATGAGAGGAACTCGGCGAAAGCCGTCGATGAACCCACGCCCACCGCCGCCATCAACCCCGCTCGATCACTTCTGCCACCGCGACTCCGACGCCAGCTTCGCCAGCAGCCGCCCCTCCTCCATCGGACTCGGCGGCGGCGCCTCCTCCATCGCCAACGTCGACCTCTACAAAGACCGCTCCTACCAGCAATCCGCCCTCTCCGCCATCAATTCCTACCTCGCCTCTCACTCCGTCCAAGTCTTCCTCAAATTCCCGATCCCTCCCGCCCGAGAGATCACCGAGGCTCTCAAATTCCTCGTCACCCGCCTCGATTGGCCGTCGCCGAAGCTCGAGGACGACCTCCAGGTCATCCTGAAATCCCTAAAATGCCCCTTCAAGCTCAACAAGTCCATGATCCGAAACCCCACCGTGAACTCGCACCAGTGGCCGAATCTCCTCGCCGTCATCCACTGGCTGTTCCAGCTTGTCCGCTACAACGATCATCTGGATCAGAATTCCGATGCGTTTCTCGACGGCAATCCGGTGGGGCAGTACACGCTGCGGAGCTACCTGCATTACATAAGGGGGCAGGACGACGAGGCGGAGGAGGTGGATCGCGAGTTTGTGGGGAAGTTTGAGAGGCAGAGGGACGAATCGGAGGAGCAATTGAAGGTTTTGAGGGAGCACGCGGCGGAGCTGGAGGCCAAAGTGGAGGCGTTGAGGTCGGAGCCGTCTCTGAAAGAGAAATTGGAGAGGGAGAGGAGTGTGCTGGAAGAGGATGTGGGGAAGTTTCATGAGATGATTGAGAATCTCGACAAGAATGTGAAGAAGCTGCAGAAGGTTGTGGAGGCGAAAGAGAAGGAGTTGGAGGCCAAGAGGGAAGAGAAGAAGAGGATTTTGCAGGAGAATGAGGAGTTGAAGAAGAGAGTTGAGTCGCAGAGTTTTAACGAGAGGGATGTGGAGAGAATGAAGAGGGAATTGCAGGCTGTGGAGAGGGATATTGGGGAAGCCGAGCTGGCTAGGAATGTGTGGGAGGAGAAGGTGTGGGAGTTGGATAACGCACTCGGTCCCAAGGTTAAGGAGATGGAGACTTTGGCCATGGAGTGCAACCAATTCATGAGGAG GTTGAAACTTTGTAATGACTTCCAGTATAAATTGAATCCTAAGGGATCAACAGCTGCTGAGGTGATGGGGGTTGACTATAAATCAACATTAAAGCCTGCACTTGAGTCATACTCTCAAAAAATAAAGAAGGATTCTGTGGAAACACTGGATGAGTTGATTTTGCTTCAGCATCAGTCAAGTGCACTTTCTGCTGATATCGAGGGAAAAAGATATGAGATATCAACACTTCAGTCGCGTCTTGATGAA GTGGAAGCTCAATTGAATTCGTTGAAGAAAGAGATACAGGACTACACTTGTGGTTGTGAAGAAGAAATTAGAAAGATGATGGACAAAGTTCAAAAGGAGGCTCATGACATGAATATTGTGGAAAGAGAAGCCAATGAGATTCTGAAG ACTTCCAAATTGAAATTGCAGGAAGTAACTGAACAAACTGAAGAAGAGACTCAGAAGTGTGCTCGCGAACTCTTTTCCATAATTGAATCGGTCTCAAGATACAAAGAACATGTGCAGTCAAAGATTGCAGAAGTGAAGAGCGATGTCTCAGATACTGCAGCGATGTTATCAAATACTCACAAAGGATCGTTGCAATCCCAGTACAGTTTTCTGTTTGACTCAAGCCAAGGCTCTGAATGA